One part of the Neoarius graeffei isolate fNeoGra1 chromosome 2, fNeoGra1.pri, whole genome shotgun sequence genome encodes these proteins:
- the LOC132869415 gene encoding uncharacterized protein LOC132869415 encodes MATNKSHLPSFISASDRAKQYPSILHASGGKLFCSPCNKVLDHRRKSTIEHHLLGQKHLKAEESWRSRRQRQMTTTESSENRTTVATAERVQTCEDWVRMCTALNIPLSKTDHPLVRLFLSEKVINGGSIPRSHQLQEKYLGDLYAKEKSELKKRVSGKHVAVIFDETPDVEGRCVLNILLAPLEKDPSGRIVAYLANTIFLDVCNHSTVSMSVVKTLQEFDIANENVIVFDTDNAAYMLKAYREALKSLFPQSIHITCTAHIMNLIGGAFRKPFTELNAFMMHFSQMFYMAGGRKRRYLSHLAAKMEGSKATMAPNPCATRWNSWFCAAEYHARHFSFYREFLQSEMQVCGRSAPMSVEKLHEVFEDPVQVQCRQIQLRIISDKCKVMLQLLDVFQSRTPVTTKVFNYLEDLQMNLAANKALHEDVCAEYFSQFPLTGVQKSEILRQVEEAFGAAEEKVTKHMSNGQPGIEFLKQVRVFQPKCIPFMPTCPKSYNAIPGFDSVPSEELSNYLNKFGPEALQVADSGTVDLDVFWLGLRERLPSMSQLALMYMNAVSNSADAERSNSIYKLVLSNRRRSTSCSNLKALVFLYYNQKIQCGLFESEEPHDEIDM; translated from the exons ATGGCGACTAACAAGTCGCACCTGCCGTCATTTATATCAGCAAGTGACCGAGCGAAGCAATATCCCTCGATTTTACATGCCAGTGGGGGGAAATTATTTTGTAGCCCATGTAACAAAGTACTAGACCATCGCCGAAAGTCAACTATAGAACACCACTTATTAGGCCAGAAGCACCTGAAGGCTGAAGAGAGTTGGCGGTCCAGAAGGCAAAGACAAATGACAACGACAGAATCATCAGAAAACAGAACAACGGTGGCAACAGCTGAACGTGTACAG ACTTGTGAAGACTGGGTCCGCATGTGCACCGCACTCAATATTCCACTATCAAAGACGGACCATCCCCTGGTGAGACTATTCCTGTCAGAAAAAGTAATAAATGGAGGGAGCATTCCAAGGTCTCACCAGCTGCAGGAAAAGTACCTGGGAGATCTTTATGCAAAGGAGAAGTCTGAATTAAAGAAAAGGGTATCTGGGAAACATGTCGCAGTCATATTTGATGAGACACCTGATGTTGAGGGAAGGTGCGTTCTCAACATTTTGCTTGCGCCCCTGGAGAAAGACCCATCTGGAAGAATTGTAGCTTACCTGGCCAACACCATTTTTTTGGATGTGTGCAACCATTCCACTGTGTCCAtgtctgtggtaaaaacactgcagGAGTTTGACATCGCCAATGAAAATGTCATCGTGTTTGACACAGACAATGCAGCATACATGCTGAAAGCTTATCGCGAAGCTTTGAAGTCTTTGTTTCCACAGTCCATTCACATAACCTGCACGGCACACATCATGAATTTGATTGGAGGTGCTTTCCGCAAGCCTTTCACTGAACTCAATGCATTCATGATGCACTTTAGTCAGATGTTCTACATGGCAGGAGGACGAAAAAGAAGATACCTGTCCCACTTGGCAGCCAAAATGGAAGGCTCCAAGGCAACAATGGCACCCAATCCCTGTGCTACCCGTTGGAACTCCTGGTTCTGTGCAGCAGAATACCACGCAAGACACTTCTCTTTCTACCGAGAGTTTCTTCAGTCAGAAATGCAG GTTTGTGGTCGTAGTGCCCCAATGTCAGTGGAAAAGCTTCATGAAGTATTCGAAGATCCTGTCCAAGTCCAGTGTCGacaaatccagttgagaatcattTCAGACAAGTGCAAGGTGATGTTGCAACTGTTGGATGTTTTCCAAAGCAGAACCCCCGTCACAACGAAGGTGTTTAATTACCTTGAAGACTTGCAGATGAACCTAGCAGCAAACAAAGCGCTCCATGAAGATGTTTGTGCTGAGTACTTCTCTCAGTTTCCCTTGACTGGGGTGCAAAAGTCAGAAATTCTCAGGCAGGTTGAGGAAGCATTCGGTGCAGCtgaagaaaaggttacaaaacacatGTCCAACGGACAACCTGGGATTGAGTTTTTGAAACAGGTCAGGGTCTTCCAACCAAAatgcattcctttcatgccaactTGCCCAAAAAGCTACAATGCCATCCCTGGCTTCGATTCAGTGCCAAGTGAGGAGCTCAGCAACTACCTCAACAAGTTTGGTCCGGAAGCACTACAAGTTGCTGACAGTGGAACTGTCGACCTTGATGTGTTTTGGCTTGGCCTGCGAGAAAGGCTCCCAAGCATGAGCCAGTTGGCTTTGATGTACATGAATGCTGTGTCAAATTCAGCCGATGCCGAGCGCAGCAACAGCATATACAAACTTGTTCTGTCTAACAGGAGGCGGTCAACATCATGTAGCAACCTGAAGGCTCTAGTTTTCCTTTACTACAACCAGAAAATTCAGTGTGGTCTTTTTGAGTCAGAAGAGCCACATGATGAAATTGACATGTAA